Proteins encoded in a region of the Benincasa hispida cultivar B227 chromosome 2, ASM972705v1, whole genome shotgun sequence genome:
- the LOC120071082 gene encoding protein PHOX1-like isoform X2 — MGKQSGKKKKQIGDKFREAVSKHRQNGDGNPSYDKDHVIFITMSQILKEEGNKLFQSRDLEGAMLKYDKALKLLPRNHIDVSYLRSNMAACYMQMGLTEYPRAIHECNLALEVTPKYSKALLKRARCYEGLHRLDLALRDVKAVLNMEPNNIMALEISERLTKALEMKGSKEEDADIKLPLDFVELPSTMSPQKRKEKNRKKKNNQKTKETIDEKKADETVEGEEKPDEIMVGEEKVDEMVEEEKAEDKLVVEEKITRTQEETPMKTVKLVFGEDIRWAQLPIDCTLLQLREVIRDRFPTCTAVLIKYRDEEGDLVTITTNEELRLAETSKESQGSVRFYIFEVNPEQDPFYERFKNNEVAKCEVEENSIFENGHVLKPKEIKMSSCINDWIIQFAQLFINHVGFDSGPYLDLHDLGMKLYSEAVEETVTSEEAQGLFELAAEKFHEMAALALFNWGNVIMSRARKKVYFADGGSKVHVLEQIKAAFDWVEKEYAEAERKYQMAVEIKPDFYEGYLALGKQQFEQAKVSWHYAVSSDVDPKTWPCTKVMQLYNSAEENMETGMKLWEEWEEQRTGELSKSSNVRTQLQKMGLDGLIKDISVDEAAEQAKNMRSHINLLWGTMLYERSILEFKMGLPTWHECLEVAVEKFELAGASATDIAVMIKNHCSSNNSHEGLGFKIDEIVQAWNEMYEARKLLSGVPSFRLEPLFRRRVSKIYHVLEQA, encoded by the exons ATGGGGAAGCAAagtgggaagaagaagaagcagatTGGTGATAAATTCCGGGAGGCGGTTTCGAAGCATCGCCAAAATGGAGATGGAAATCCAAGTTATGACAAAGACCATGTTATTTTCATTACTATGTCTCAGATTTTAAAGGAGGAGGGCAATAAATTGTTTCAGTCTAGAGATCTTGAAGGAGCAATGTTGAAGTATGATAAGGCTCTCAAATTACTCCCAAGGAATCATATAGATGTATCGTATCTTCGGAGTAACATGGCGGCATGCTATATGCAGATGGGGCTTACTGAGTATCCACGAGCGATTCATGAGTGCAATTTGGCTCTTGAAGTTACTCCCAAGTACAGTAAGGCGTTGTTGAAGCGGGCCAGATGTTATGAGGGTTTGCATAGGTTGGACTTGGCTCTAAGAGATGTTAAGGCAGTTTTAAACATGGAgccaaataatatcatggcttTAGAAATATCAGAGAGATTAACAAAGGCACTTGAGATGAAAGGATCGAAGGAAGAGGATGCTGATATCAAGCTACCTCTTGATTTTGTTGAATTGCCTTCTACAATGTCGCcgcaaaaaagaaaagaaaagaaccgaaagaagaaaaacaaccaAAAGACTAAGGAAACCATTGATGAGAAGAAGGCGGATGAAACAGTGGAGGGGGAGGAGAAGcctgatgaaataatggtgggGGAGGAGAAGGTTGATGAGATGGTGGAGGAGGAGAAG GCTGAGGATAAACTAGTTGTGGAGGAGAAAATCACAAGGACACAGGAGGAAACACCTATGAAAACTGTGAAATTGGTGTTTGGAGAAGATATTCGATGGGCTCAATTGCCAATTGATTGCACTCTATTGCAACTGAGGGAGGTTATACGTGATCGCTTCCCTACCTGCACGGCGGTCCTTATCAAGTACAGGGACGAAGAAGGTGATTTGGTAACAATTACTACCAATGAAGAATTACGATTGGCTGAAACATCTAAGGAGTCACAGGGTTCTgttagattttatatatttgaagttAATCCAGAGCAAGATCCATTCTACGAAAGGTTTAAGAATAACGAGGTTGCTAAGTGTGAAGTTGAAGAAAATAGCATCTTTGAGAATGGCCATGTATTAAAaccaaaagaaataaagatgtcaTCTTGCATTAATGACTGGATAATTCAATTTGCTCAGTTATTTATAAACCACGTTGGATTTGACTCTGGCCCATACTTGGATCTCCATGATCTTGGGATGAAGCTTTATTCTGAGGCTGTGGAAGAGACAGTAACAAGTGAAGAAGCTCAGGGTCTTTTTGAATTAGCAGCAGAAAAATTTCATGAGATGGCAGCCTTAGCACTGTTCAACTGGGGAAATGTTATCATGTCAAGGGCGAGGAAGAAGGTCTACTTCGCAGATGGTGGTTCAAAAGTGCATGTGCTTGAACAGATCAAAGCCGCATTTGATTGGGTCGAAAAAGAATATGCTGAAGCAGAAAGGAAATATCAAATGGCGGTGGAAATCAAACCAGACTTTTATGAAGGCTATCTAGCTCTAGGAAAACAACAGTTTGAGCAGGCAAAAGTTTCTTGGCATTATGCAGTTAGCAGCGATGTTGATCCAAAAACATGGCCCTGCACTAAAGTTATGCAACTTTATAATAGTGCCGAGGAAAACATGGAAACAGGCATGAAATTGTGGGAAGAATGGGAAGAACAGCGTACCGGCGAACTCTCTAAATCAAGCAATGTTAGAACTCAGTTGCAGAAGATGGGGTTAGATGGGCTGATCAAGGATATATCAGTTGATGAGGCTGCAGAACAGGCTAAAAATATGAGGTCTCATATAAACCTCTTATGGGGAACCATGCTTTACGAGCGATCAATATTGGAATTTAAGATGGGGCTGCCCACGTGGCATGAATGTCTGGAAGTTGCAGTTGAGAAATTCGAGCTTGCTGGAGCTTCTGCAACGGATATCGCAGTTATGATAAAGAATCACTGTTCAAGCAACAATTCACATGAAG GTCTTGGGTTCAAAATTGATGAGATAGTACAAGCATGGAATGAGATGTATGAAGCTAGAAAGTTACTATCTGGAGTTCCATCGTTCCGATTAGAGCCATTATTTCGGCGAAGGGTCTCGAAAATCTACCACGTGTTGGAGCAAGCTTGA
- the LOC120071082 gene encoding protein PHOX1-like isoform X1 has product MGKQSGKKKKQIGDKFREAVSKHRQNGDGNPSYDKDHVIFITMSQILKEEGNKLFQSRDLEGAMLKYDKALKLLPRNHIDVSYLRSNMAACYMQMGLTEYPRAIHECNLALEVTPKYSKALLKRARCYEGLHRLDLALRDVKAVLNMEPNNIMALEISERLTKALEMKGSKEEDADIKLPLDFVELPSTMSPQKRKEKNRKKKNNQKTKETIDEKKADETVEGEEKPDEIMVGEEKVDEMVEEEKVDEMVEEEKVDEMVEEKKAEDKLVVEEKITRTQEETPMKTVKLVFGEDIRWAQLPIDCTLLQLREVIRDRFPTCTAVLIKYRDEEGDLVTITTNEELRLAETSKESQGSVRFYIFEVNPEQDPFYERFKNNEVAKCEVEENSIFENGHVLKPKEIKMSSCINDWIIQFAQLFINHVGFDSGPYLDLHDLGMKLYSEAVEETVTSEEAQGLFELAAEKFHEMAALALFNWGNVIMSRARKKVYFADGGSKVHVLEQIKAAFDWVEKEYAEAERKYQMAVEIKPDFYEGYLALGKQQFEQAKVSWHYAVSSDVDPKTWPCTKVMQLYNSAEENMETGMKLWEEWEEQRTGELSKSSNVRTQLQKMGLDGLIKDISVDEAAEQAKNMRSHINLLWGTMLYERSILEFKMGLPTWHECLEVAVEKFELAGASATDIAVMIKNHCSSNNSHEGLGFKIDEIVQAWNEMYEARKLLSGVPSFRLEPLFRRRVSKIYHVLEQA; this is encoded by the exons ATGGGGAAGCAAagtgggaagaagaagaagcagatTGGTGATAAATTCCGGGAGGCGGTTTCGAAGCATCGCCAAAATGGAGATGGAAATCCAAGTTATGACAAAGACCATGTTATTTTCATTACTATGTCTCAGATTTTAAAGGAGGAGGGCAATAAATTGTTTCAGTCTAGAGATCTTGAAGGAGCAATGTTGAAGTATGATAAGGCTCTCAAATTACTCCCAAGGAATCATATAGATGTATCGTATCTTCGGAGTAACATGGCGGCATGCTATATGCAGATGGGGCTTACTGAGTATCCACGAGCGATTCATGAGTGCAATTTGGCTCTTGAAGTTACTCCCAAGTACAGTAAGGCGTTGTTGAAGCGGGCCAGATGTTATGAGGGTTTGCATAGGTTGGACTTGGCTCTAAGAGATGTTAAGGCAGTTTTAAACATGGAgccaaataatatcatggcttTAGAAATATCAGAGAGATTAACAAAGGCACTTGAGATGAAAGGATCGAAGGAAGAGGATGCTGATATCAAGCTACCTCTTGATTTTGTTGAATTGCCTTCTACAATGTCGCcgcaaaaaagaaaagaaaagaaccgaaagaagaaaaacaaccaAAAGACTAAGGAAACCATTGATGAGAAGAAGGCGGATGAAACAGTGGAGGGGGAGGAGAAGcctgatgaaataatggtgggGGAGGAGAAGGTTGATGAGATGGTGGAGGAGGAGAAGGTTGATGAGATGGTGGAGGAGGAGAAGGTTGATGAGATGGTGGAGGAGAAGAAGGCTGAGGATAAACTAGTTGTGGAGGAGAAAATCACAAGGACACAGGAGGAAACACCTATGAAAACTGTGAAATTGGTGTTTGGAGAAGATATTCGATGGGCTCAATTGCCAATTGATTGCACTCTATTGCAACTGAGGGAGGTTATACGTGATCGCTTCCCTACCTGCACGGCGGTCCTTATCAAGTACAGGGACGAAGAAGGTGATTTGGTAACAATTACTACCAATGAAGAATTACGATTGGCTGAAACATCTAAGGAGTCACAGGGTTCTgttagattttatatatttgaagttAATCCAGAGCAAGATCCATTCTACGAAAGGTTTAAGAATAACGAGGTTGCTAAGTGTGAAGTTGAAGAAAATAGCATCTTTGAGAATGGCCATGTATTAAAaccaaaagaaataaagatgtcaTCTTGCATTAATGACTGGATAATTCAATTTGCTCAGTTATTTATAAACCACGTTGGATTTGACTCTGGCCCATACTTGGATCTCCATGATCTTGGGATGAAGCTTTATTCTGAGGCTGTGGAAGAGACAGTAACAAGTGAAGAAGCTCAGGGTCTTTTTGAATTAGCAGCAGAAAAATTTCATGAGATGGCAGCCTTAGCACTGTTCAACTGGGGAAATGTTATCATGTCAAGGGCGAGGAAGAAGGTCTACTTCGCAGATGGTGGTTCAAAAGTGCATGTGCTTGAACAGATCAAAGCCGCATTTGATTGGGTCGAAAAAGAATATGCTGAAGCAGAAAGGAAATATCAAATGGCGGTGGAAATCAAACCAGACTTTTATGAAGGCTATCTAGCTCTAGGAAAACAACAGTTTGAGCAGGCAAAAGTTTCTTGGCATTATGCAGTTAGCAGCGATGTTGATCCAAAAACATGGCCCTGCACTAAAGTTATGCAACTTTATAATAGTGCCGAGGAAAACATGGAAACAGGCATGAAATTGTGGGAAGAATGGGAAGAACAGCGTACCGGCGAACTCTCTAAATCAAGCAATGTTAGAACTCAGTTGCAGAAGATGGGGTTAGATGGGCTGATCAAGGATATATCAGTTGATGAGGCTGCAGAACAGGCTAAAAATATGAGGTCTCATATAAACCTCTTATGGGGAACCATGCTTTACGAGCGATCAATATTGGAATTTAAGATGGGGCTGCCCACGTGGCATGAATGTCTGGAAGTTGCAGTTGAGAAATTCGAGCTTGCTGGAGCTTCTGCAACGGATATCGCAGTTATGATAAAGAATCACTGTTCAAGCAACAATTCACATGAAG GTCTTGGGTTCAAAATTGATGAGATAGTACAAGCATGGAATGAGATGTATGAAGCTAGAAAGTTACTATCTGGAGTTCCATCGTTCCGATTAGAGCCATTATTTCGGCGAAGGGTCTCGAAAATCTACCACGTGTTGGAGCAAGCTTGA
- the LOC120071082 gene encoding protein PHOX1-like isoform X3, whose protein sequence is MGKQSGKKKKQIGDKFREAVSKHRQNGDGNPSYDKDHVIFITMSQILKEEGNKLFQSRDLEGAMLKYDKALKLLPRNHIDVSYLRSNMAACYMQMGLTEYPRAIHECNLALEVTPKYSKALLKRARCYEGLHRLDLALRDVKAVLNMEPNNIMALEISERLTKALEMKGSKEEDADIKLPLDFVELPSTMSPQKRKEKNRKKKNNQKTKETIDEKKADETVEGEEKPDEIMVGEEKVDEMVEEKKAEDKLVVEEKITRTQEETPMKTVKLVFGEDIRWAQLPIDCTLLQLREVIRDRFPTCTAVLIKYRDEEGDLVTITTNEELRLAETSKESQGSVRFYIFEVNPEQDPFYERFKNNEVAKCEVEENSIFENGHVLKPKEIKMSSCINDWIIQFAQLFINHVGFDSGPYLDLHDLGMKLYSEAVEETVTSEEAQGLFELAAEKFHEMAALALFNWGNVIMSRARKKVYFADGGSKVHVLEQIKAAFDWVEKEYAEAERKYQMAVEIKPDFYEGYLALGKQQFEQAKVSWHYAVSSDVDPKTWPCTKVMQLYNSAEENMETGMKLWEEWEEQRTGELSKSSNVRTQLQKMGLDGLIKDISVDEAAEQAKNMRSHINLLWGTMLYERSILEFKMGLPTWHECLEVAVEKFELAGASATDIAVMIKNHCSSNNSHEGLGFKIDEIVQAWNEMYEARKLLSGVPSFRLEPLFRRRVSKIYHVLEQA, encoded by the exons ATGGGGAAGCAAagtgggaagaagaagaagcagatTGGTGATAAATTCCGGGAGGCGGTTTCGAAGCATCGCCAAAATGGAGATGGAAATCCAAGTTATGACAAAGACCATGTTATTTTCATTACTATGTCTCAGATTTTAAAGGAGGAGGGCAATAAATTGTTTCAGTCTAGAGATCTTGAAGGAGCAATGTTGAAGTATGATAAGGCTCTCAAATTACTCCCAAGGAATCATATAGATGTATCGTATCTTCGGAGTAACATGGCGGCATGCTATATGCAGATGGGGCTTACTGAGTATCCACGAGCGATTCATGAGTGCAATTTGGCTCTTGAAGTTACTCCCAAGTACAGTAAGGCGTTGTTGAAGCGGGCCAGATGTTATGAGGGTTTGCATAGGTTGGACTTGGCTCTAAGAGATGTTAAGGCAGTTTTAAACATGGAgccaaataatatcatggcttTAGAAATATCAGAGAGATTAACAAAGGCACTTGAGATGAAAGGATCGAAGGAAGAGGATGCTGATATCAAGCTACCTCTTGATTTTGTTGAATTGCCTTCTACAATGTCGCcgcaaaaaagaaaagaaaagaaccgaaagaagaaaaacaaccaAAAGACTAAGGAAACCATTGATGAGAAGAAGGCGGATGAAACAGTGGAGGGGGAGGAGAAGcctgatgaaataatggtgggGGAGGAGAAG GTTGATGAGATGGTGGAGGAGAAGAAGGCTGAGGATAAACTAGTTGTGGAGGAGAAAATCACAAGGACACAGGAGGAAACACCTATGAAAACTGTGAAATTGGTGTTTGGAGAAGATATTCGATGGGCTCAATTGCCAATTGATTGCACTCTATTGCAACTGAGGGAGGTTATACGTGATCGCTTCCCTACCTGCACGGCGGTCCTTATCAAGTACAGGGACGAAGAAGGTGATTTGGTAACAATTACTACCAATGAAGAATTACGATTGGCTGAAACATCTAAGGAGTCACAGGGTTCTgttagattttatatatttgaagttAATCCAGAGCAAGATCCATTCTACGAAAGGTTTAAGAATAACGAGGTTGCTAAGTGTGAAGTTGAAGAAAATAGCATCTTTGAGAATGGCCATGTATTAAAaccaaaagaaataaagatgtcaTCTTGCATTAATGACTGGATAATTCAATTTGCTCAGTTATTTATAAACCACGTTGGATTTGACTCTGGCCCATACTTGGATCTCCATGATCTTGGGATGAAGCTTTATTCTGAGGCTGTGGAAGAGACAGTAACAAGTGAAGAAGCTCAGGGTCTTTTTGAATTAGCAGCAGAAAAATTTCATGAGATGGCAGCCTTAGCACTGTTCAACTGGGGAAATGTTATCATGTCAAGGGCGAGGAAGAAGGTCTACTTCGCAGATGGTGGTTCAAAAGTGCATGTGCTTGAACAGATCAAAGCCGCATTTGATTGGGTCGAAAAAGAATATGCTGAAGCAGAAAGGAAATATCAAATGGCGGTGGAAATCAAACCAGACTTTTATGAAGGCTATCTAGCTCTAGGAAAACAACAGTTTGAGCAGGCAAAAGTTTCTTGGCATTATGCAGTTAGCAGCGATGTTGATCCAAAAACATGGCCCTGCACTAAAGTTATGCAACTTTATAATAGTGCCGAGGAAAACATGGAAACAGGCATGAAATTGTGGGAAGAATGGGAAGAACAGCGTACCGGCGAACTCTCTAAATCAAGCAATGTTAGAACTCAGTTGCAGAAGATGGGGTTAGATGGGCTGATCAAGGATATATCAGTTGATGAGGCTGCAGAACAGGCTAAAAATATGAGGTCTCATATAAACCTCTTATGGGGAACCATGCTTTACGAGCGATCAATATTGGAATTTAAGATGGGGCTGCCCACGTGGCATGAATGTCTGGAAGTTGCAGTTGAGAAATTCGAGCTTGCTGGAGCTTCTGCAACGGATATCGCAGTTATGATAAAGAATCACTGTTCAAGCAACAATTCACATGAAG GTCTTGGGTTCAAAATTGATGAGATAGTACAAGCATGGAATGAGATGTATGAAGCTAGAAAGTTACTATCTGGAGTTCCATCGTTCCGATTAGAGCCATTATTTCGGCGAAGGGTCTCGAAAATCTACCACGTGTTGGAGCAAGCTTGA